The DNA window aacactATTAatgtattttctttttaggACTTTATTGATAACGTTATATCTTTGCTAGATGTTCCACCCAAAGCAACAGTAGTTTCTCAAGAATATgcaaatacaaataacTTTGCAAGAGAAGTCCAAGCATATGCCAAAATAGCAGGACGTGATTGGACGTATTATGTTAAGACTTTAAAGGTAACAATAGGAAGAAATACATCTTCTGCATCATCTGGAATTGGTAatgaagaaagaaaaaatgacCCGGAGGACAATGTAGATATTGATTTGGGACCAGCTAAGGTAGTGTCTAGAAAGCATGCCAAAATCCAATACAACTTAAACAACGGTGCTTGGGAATTATTAGTTGACGGTAGAAATGGTGCTAAAGTTAATTTTACAAGAGTTCAAGCTGGTCCCAATAGCCCCTCTATCAAGTTATTTTCCGGAACAATTATTGATATAGGTGGTACTCAAATGATGTTTATATTACCTGACAGTGATCCTGTTTTAATGccaaatgttttaaaacatcTTGAGCCAAAATTGCAACAGTTACATGAGCtaagacaaaaaaattcagtTAAAGGGTTCATTAGGATGtacaataatgataattcCGCTATTTCTGTTCCCGGTGGTCCTATTCAACCTATTAATGCTGCTACACCTACTTCTAATGCTACTAGAAATACTGGTGGCTATGTACTGCAACAAGACCAACATCAATACCCACAACAAGATCAGCAAGTTTTAGATAATGGATATCATGGAATGATGGTTATGAATGGAAATAACACTAACATGCTACAGGCTCATTTTGAAGGGGGTACTATTGTAGATCCAGGGTTCCCCTCTACTGAATTGAATTCTGATCTATCTCGCCCAGAGaacaaaaatgttaaaCCACCATTTTCTTATGCAACTATGATCACACAAGCTATTTTATCCACTCATGAAGGAGCGATGTCCTTAGctgatatatataattttattgagaaccattattcttattataaGTATTCTAAAAGTGGTTGGCAAAATTCTATTAGGCACAATTTGTCATTGAATAAAGCTTTTGAAAAAGTGAATCGTAGACCAGGCGAGCCAGGCAAAGGTATGAAGTGGAGAATTGCtgaaaattttcaaaaagaatttttggACAGATATAGAGAGGGGAAAGTctctaaaattaaaagaggCAGTAGTGTTGTTAGACAGTTACAATTGCAGTTATCCAGATATGGCACTATACCAATCCAAAGAGAATATTCAGCGGGAAACAACCCTGAAGATAACAGTCATGgcattaataataagaagGGCAATGATGAATCATCTAGggttaaaaagaaaagaaaaacctCGAAGAAAAGCGCGGAGAAGGGTGCAGAGAAGGACAATGGCATGGCAATGAATGTGAAGACCGCCGTTAATACTACGCAACAATTTGTTGAAAATCAAAGCACCATGAAAGACAACACcatcaacaataatacaatGGGTTCTATAAGTACCGTTGATGGAAGCACACTTAGTCATCCCCAAATTttgcaacaacaacaacaacatatGATTAGTAATGAAAGTGTCCACAATCTACCACGTATCTCtttacaacaacaatatccATTAACCACACACAATACACAAAATTTTCCGTTCAATTCTGCTTCTAGGTTATTAGTTTCACCAATGCATCCTCAAAATTCTCAGACAGAGCTTCAACCGCAACCATTGCAACCACAAGCAAAGctacaacaacaatcaGATGAACAACTTAATTATGCTTTAGGCTATGATTTTAATAGTCAACAACAATTAACGAATAATGTTGAgtccaataataataataatagtaataataataatgataataataataataataataataataatagtaataataataatgataataataataataataataataataatagtaataataataataatgataagaatgataataatgataagaataagaataatgatagtcataataataataatataaatagtaatgagaataatagtagtaatgagaataataacagcaataacaacaataacattaCGAGAATTGCCACAGAATCACCTATTCGTCCTTCAAATTCTGCCACACTGCCACCACCTTCATCACATTCTCATGTACATATTCAAACTGGTGGTACCAGTATTACACCTTCTGCAAATGATTCGTTATTGAGGTCACCAGGCGCTAaacatttttcaatatcagCCGTGGAAGCATATACTCCAGAAAGAGGAAGCAATAAACTAATATCACTAAATAATAGCCATACTAGAAACACTAGTAATGCTAGCACAGCAAATGTTAACACCACTGACAAGAATAATGTTCAAGgcatcattaataatagtaatgatGTTAAAAATGGTCAGAAATCATCTTTAGATATAAATGGGAATCCGATGAATgtaaacaataacaatattgcTTTGCCACCATCAACGGAATTAATTGGTGGAAGTAGCCATATTACAAACGCCAACAACCATATTATATTGAAAAGTCCAGAGGGGTTGTTGAATACTGCTAAAGCTCCCGCTCAATCCTCACCGGGTGTTTGGAATTTATTGCAATTTAgttctttaaataatacGCCTGCCGATCATGCGCATAATTTGATTAACCAACATTTACAGCAACATCAGCAGGAACATAACAAAAGTGATGATAATCTGCCTCATAGTACTATAGATGATACAAAGACCGCAGCTAACAATGATGATGTGGTGCTTCACAATCGCGAGAGTAATACTGAAAgtgacaataaaaataacaatagtgccaatgttaaaaacagcaacaacaatcaCGTAGAAATGAATGCTCAGAAAAAAGATGTAGCACaagaagagaaagaagctgatgatgatgatgatgatgatgaaggtGTCGTGAATTTGGGTTCCTCCcctttgaagaaaaagggTCTTGATGCCGATGGTATTACCAATAGTAATGGAGGAAATGGGAAAATGAATAAGACGCAGTTAATGTTAGATCATGATTCTGTAAAGATTAATGTGATAAAAGAATAGATATTATACTTATTTTAGTATTTATTGGCTTTAATTATCACATTTTGttgtaacttttttttttttttatttttttacattttttttattttttttttttttttttttttttttttttttttttttatatggctttttaaattcaatatACTgctatttttcttttcaactttttcttGCGTTTAGCATATTTTGCGTTTGTGATTGATCTAAGTTTTATATAGTTTCAATTCTGCTAATATTAGAATAACGGTGTTTAATAGACTTATTGTTTATGTGCTAGTCTCAATCATTTAGAAACTTTGATATGCTTTTAATGATAAACCGGCTCTGTTTTAATATGATCTCATTTCTAGAAATTCCCGATAAAAATAGGAAAGTCCAAACTGACACGtactaaataaataaaaaaaaataaaaaaaaaataaaagttattcatttatcgtaatatttttctagGTCTTTATAGTAAACAAGTGTACTAAGGACAATAATCTACTCATATGGAAAAGACTATGAATGTGCTGGAGTCAGATAAATGCAATGCTAAAAAAACCATAGAAAAGGAACAACTAAATTTTAATaggataaaatatttaaatttatgtAAAACTAGAAATTTGAACCAAAAAATTGTGGAAGTGTGTTTGCCAAGTTTTTTTGGTGATACAGAAGAGCTGCATGCTGACAATTATCCCAACTTTATGATTTACTATATCAATTGTATGCATCCATTTCCATTGTCGCAAttccaaagaaaaattgagCAAGATAaccaaaataatgataccaattttaatagcaatatgaagaaaatttttgataacATTTCTGTGATTGATTGTTTTAACTTGGACGATTTCTCAACGGTTATTTTAAAGCTTATTCAATCTATCAAGATTAAGAAATTACAAGACGAAAagaaacaacaacaacttcATAGACAGGGAGAAAAGAATGACCacgaaataataaaatta is part of the Saccharomycodes ludwigii strain NBRC 1722 chromosome III, whole genome shotgun sequence genome and encodes:
- a CDS encoding forkhead family transcription factor FKH1 (similar to Saccharomyces cerevisiae YIL131C | FKH1 | ForK head Homolog (paralog of YNL068C | FKH2)), producing MDPDFIDNVISLLDVPPKATVVSQEYANTNNFAREVQAYAKIAGRDWTYYVKTLKVTIGRNTSSASSGIGNEERKNDPEDNVDIDLGPAKVVSRKHAKIQYNLNNGAWELLVDGRNGAKVNFTRVQAGPNSPSIKLFSGTIIDIGGTQMMFILPDSDPVLMPNVLKHLEPKLQQLHELRQKNSVKGFIRMYNNDNSAISVPGGPIQPINAATPTSNATRNTGGYVLQQDQHQYPQQDQQVLDNGYHGMMVMNGNNTNMLQAHFEGGTIVDPGFPSTELNSDLSRPENKNVKPPFSYATMITQAILSTHEGAMSLADIYNFIENHYSYYKYSKSGWQNSIRHNLSLNKAFEKVNRRPGEPGKGMKWRIAENFQKEFLDRYREGKVSKIKRGSSVVRQLQLQLSRYGTIPIQREYSAGNNPEDNSHGINNKKGNDESSRVKKKRKTSKKSAEKGAEKDNGMAMNVKTAVNTTQQFVENQSTMKDNTINNNTMGSISTVDGSTLSHPQILQQQQQHMISNESVHNLPRISLQQQYPLTTHNTQNFPFNSASRLLVSPMHPQNSQTELQPQPLQPQAKLQQQSDEQLNYALGYDFNSQQQLTNNVESNNNNNSNNNNDNNNNNNNNNSNNNNDNNNNNNNNNSNNNNNDKNDNNDKNKNNDSHNNNNINSNENNSSNENNNSNNNNNITRIATESPIRPSNSATLPPPSSHSHVHIQTGGTSITPSANDSLLRSPGAKHFSISAVEAYTPERGSNKLISLNNSHTRNTSNASTANVNTTDKNNVQGIINNSNDVKNGQKSSLDINGNPMNVNNNNIALPPSTELIGGSSHITNANNHIILKSPEGLLNTAKAPAQSSPGVWNLLQFSSLNNTPADHAHNLINQHLQQHQQEHNKSDDNLPHSTIDDTKTAANNDDVVLHNRESNTESDNKNNNSANVKNSNNNHVEMNAQKKDVAQEEKEADDDDDDDEGVVNLGSSPLKKKGLDADGITNSNGGNGKMNKTQLMLDHDSVKINVIKE
- the CSM2 gene encoding Csm2p (similar to Saccharomyces cerevisiae YIL132C | CSM2 | Chromosome Segregation in Meiosis), with product MEKTMNVLESDKCNAKKTIEKEQLNFNRIKYLNLCKTRNLNQKIVEVCLPSFFGDTEELHADNYPNFMIYYINCMHPFPLSQFQRKIEQDNQNNDTNFNSNMKKIFDNISVIDCFNLDDFSTVILKLIQSIKIKKLQDEKKQQQLHRQGEKNDHEIIKLLIVVTGLDIMWDTYNIHGGVESKSRLNTILLRIRSLRTFDADFDIKTILIFPHHFDDGKVSDVLAVKRRNRFILSNYVARYYADALV